The uncultured Desulfuromonas sp. genome has a segment encoding these proteins:
- a CDS encoding IS30 family transposase, translated as MSYTHLSEHERYVISHLQYSFSIREIARRLGRNHSTISREIKRAKARHPWTIYYCDWTQPLALERRHKPRHFRRQNNSRLVSYVESKLKLEWSPEEIANRIRMDYPTDDTMRISHETIYRWIYLEGSVGGVLYQRLRRKHKKRRKQRRYGAGYRFRVDRISIDQRPGIVANRSRFGDWEGDTVQGKPGSGCIATMVERKSRYLVAVKLDNKKAATLTQRCVKAFGPIPRRMRQSLTLDNGSEFANFKELEKKTRLSIYFADPYAAWQRGANENTNGLLRQYFPKGIDFRKTDEIAVTEAVRKLNNRPRKCLGYRTPNEVFWSAARGALAI; from the coding sequence ATGTCCTACACCCATCTTAGCGAACACGAACGTTATGTCATCAGTCATTTGCAATATTCGTTCAGCATACGTGAAATTGCTCGACGATTAGGCCGAAACCACAGCACGATAAGTCGCGAAATCAAGCGGGCTAAAGCGAGACATCCATGGACAATCTACTATTGCGATTGGACGCAACCGCTGGCACTCGAACGCCGCCACAAGCCCCGTCATTTTCGTCGACAGAACAATTCACGACTGGTTTCCTATGTTGAGTCGAAACTTAAGCTTGAATGGTCACCGGAAGAAATAGCAAATAGAATCCGCATGGATTATCCCACTGACGATACGATGCGGATTAGTCATGAAACCATCTATCGCTGGATTTATCTTGAGGGCAGTGTTGGTGGCGTTCTTTATCAACGCTTGCGCCGAAAACATAAAAAACGGCGAAAACAGCGCCGGTATGGTGCTGGATATCGCTTTAGAGTAGATCGCATAAGCATTGATCAGCGTCCAGGAATCGTTGCAAATCGCAGCCGGTTTGGTGACTGGGAAGGTGATACGGTCCAAGGAAAACCAGGAAGTGGCTGCATAGCAACCATGGTTGAGCGCAAGAGTCGCTACCTCGTTGCAGTTAAACTTGACAACAAGAAAGCCGCCACATTGACACAGCGATGCGTTAAAGCATTTGGCCCTATCCCCCGCAGGATGCGCCAATCCTTGACGTTGGATAACGGTTCTGAATTTGCAAACTTCAAAGAGCTTGAGAAAAAGACAAGATTGAGCATTTACTTTGCTGATCCGTATGCCGCATGGCAACGCGGTGCGAATGAAAATACCAACGGCTTGTTGAGACAATATTTTCCAAAAGGAATAGATTTTCGCAAAACAGATGAAATCGCAGTCACTGAGGCCGTAAGAAAGTTAAATAATCGACCACGCAAATGCCTTGGATACCGAACGCCTAATGAAGTGTTCTGGTCGGCGGCACGTGGTGCACTTGCAATTTGA
- a CDS encoding class I SAM-dependent methyltransferase, protein MAEQVLSEVEKHHDNYLWEQIPSVEALATTRMAAMNRFLQDYESGLLQERYVQASLPDLPFTDNQFELALCSHFLFLYSDHLDLDFHLAAIKELGRVAREVRIYPLVTLDGRPSSHLSLITNALRSSSWTIREQRVSYRFQKEAVTMLVLRCP, encoded by the coding sequence GTGGCCGAACAGGTCCTGAGCGAAGTGGAAAAACACCACGACAACTATCTCTGGGAACAGATCCCCAGTGTTGAAGCCTTGGCGACGACACGCATGGCAGCCATGAACAGGTTTCTGCAGGATTATGAATCCGGCCTGCTTCAGGAGCGTTATGTACAAGCCTCCTTACCGGATTTGCCATTTACAGACAACCAGTTTGAACTGGCTCTGTGTTCTCACTTTCTGTTTTTGTACAGCGACCATCTCGACCTTGATTTTCATCTTGCGGCGATCAAGGAGCTGGGCCGCGTTGCTCGAGAAGTCCGCATTTATCCACTGGTGACCCTTGATGGACGACCATCTTCTCACTTGTCGTTAATTACTAATGCTCTACGTTCCTCTTCCTGGACGATACGGGAACAACGTGTCAGTTATCGTTTTCAAAAAGAAGCGGTAACCATGTTGGTGCTCCGATGTCCCTGA
- a CDS encoding PAS domain S-box protein, with product MNSSSTSLLEHKQNERIAQSTVKGLCHLIDAVSRLGEVNDWTDLLPLIRKTTRELMHADGVTLVLRDDNRCHYVDEDAIGPLWKGQSFSLEDISGWVMLNNRATAIEDIYNDSRIQHGVYRPTFVQSLSMVPVGKTRVIGAMGCYWKERRTFSEDDLFLQQAVADAVSLSFANIKLKKQLEQDRVHSNLPYKLLVEQAPDAIFIFSSQGRVEEVNEAGRNLFGFSQTELVGKKFEDLLAPEDRDLADTLLINALQRSTVVQRVALLGKNRTKISCEMASKKLPGGYIESIIRDLGGSSERGEKHWETTALFRRILDTFPGMIFTSFPDGRYDYVSQLWIDYTGAPGETYLKNNWLSFLHPNDRHRIGLFWKNGFKPGRCRECREVQCRFRRHDNIYEWFYIIVRPVCDQKGNVYKRFGVAINIDKLKKTTTFLDESKILLRTIADGCQDSIFVIDQNHQLSFVNKACLSFIHQVRGYPKIALADILGMNIFEVFGENDVSRHLYKIDKRVMETGKSEITEDIFPTSTVKTCLTEHAPYRDIRGRITGVIGISRDISAVKMSHDLKLADIKQQCDVLVREAHHRIKNHLQGIVSLLRNAIADNPQICQPLEAAIDRIQTVSRIYDLQGRRGDARILFKDLMRMTIAGNTGGTGIVCNDKDLCRDYFLAQEEALPVALIVNELITNALKHLSAPIFSRPIRVLIKEHEDRLCVRIVNGPAFLPAGFDFSRGKKLGNGLELVSALLPSNGTTLTFSQSGDEVIAELCLPFESLCCCSDQQGKQER from the coding sequence ATGAATAGTTCGAGCACCAGTCTTCTTGAACATAAACAGAACGAGCGCATCGCGCAAAGCACGGTTAAAGGGTTATGTCATCTGATCGATGCCGTATCCCGGTTAGGTGAAGTGAATGACTGGACGGACCTGCTGCCTCTGATCCGCAAGACGACGCGCGAACTCATGCATGCGGATGGCGTCACACTTGTTTTACGTGATGACAACAGGTGCCATTATGTTGATGAAGATGCCATCGGCCCTTTGTGGAAAGGACAGTCCTTTTCACTCGAAGATATCTCGGGTTGGGTCATGCTCAACAACCGTGCGACAGCCATTGAGGATATTTATAACGATTCGCGTATTCAACATGGCGTCTATCGTCCTACTTTTGTGCAAAGCCTGAGTATGGTTCCCGTCGGCAAAACGCGCGTCATCGGTGCTATGGGATGCTATTGGAAAGAACGACGTACCTTTAGCGAGGATGATCTTTTTCTGCAACAGGCCGTGGCTGACGCCGTGTCACTATCCTTTGCTAATATCAAACTCAAAAAACAACTTGAACAAGACCGTGTTCATTCAAACCTCCCCTATAAACTTCTGGTTGAACAGGCGCCGGACGCGATCTTTATTTTTTCCTCACAGGGGCGTGTGGAAGAGGTCAACGAAGCCGGTCGCAACCTGTTCGGCTTCAGCCAGACGGAACTGGTGGGGAAAAAGTTTGAAGACTTGCTTGCCCCTGAAGATAGAGACCTTGCCGACACCCTGTTAATAAACGCCTTGCAACGATCAACCGTTGTCCAGCGTGTGGCACTGCTGGGGAAAAATAGAACAAAAATTTCCTGCGAAATGGCATCCAAAAAACTTCCCGGCGGTTATATCGAATCCATTATCCGTGATTTGGGGGGAAGCTCTGAACGCGGTGAAAAACATTGGGAGACCACAGCACTTTTTCGCCGAATTCTGGACACTTTCCCAGGCATGATTTTCACCTCTTTTCCCGATGGACGTTATGACTATGTAAGTCAACTTTGGATTGACTACACCGGCGCGCCCGGCGAAACTTATTTGAAGAACAACTGGCTTTCTTTTTTACACCCGAATGATCGACATCGGATTGGCCTTTTCTGGAAGAATGGTTTTAAGCCTGGGCGATGTCGTGAATGCCGGGAGGTTCAATGCCGGTTCCGGCGTCATGATAATATTTATGAGTGGTTTTATATCATTGTGCGGCCTGTCTGCGATCAAAAGGGCAATGTGTACAAACGTTTTGGGGTCGCTATAAACATAGATAAGTTAAAGAAGACGACCACTTTTCTAGATGAATCAAAAATTCTTCTGCGGACAATCGCGGACGGTTGCCAGGACAGTATTTTCGTTATTGATCAAAATCATCAATTGAGCTTTGTCAATAAGGCGTGTCTATCGTTTATTCATCAGGTGAGAGGCTACCCCAAAATAGCTCTAGCCGATATTCTTGGTATGAATATTTTTGAAGTATTCGGTGAGAATGATGTGTCACGACATCTTTACAAGATTGACAAGCGGGTGATGGAAACGGGCAAATCCGAAATCACGGAAGATATCTTTCCGACATCAACCGTTAAAACGTGCTTAACCGAACACGCGCCGTATCGTGATATTAGAGGTCGAATCACCGGGGTGATTGGCATTTCACGAGATATCTCAGCGGTAAAAATGTCGCACGACCTGAAATTGGCGGACATTAAACAGCAATGCGATGTTCTGGTACGTGAAGCCCATCATCGGATCAAAAACCATCTGCAGGGAATCGTGAGCTTATTGCGCAATGCCATTGCGGACAATCCGCAAATTTGCCAACCGCTGGAAGCTGCTATTGACAGAATTCAGACGGTTTCCAGAATTTATGATTTGCAGGGTAGACGCGGTGATGCCCGCATTCTGTTCAAGGATTTGATGCGCATGACGATAGCCGGAAACACCGGTGGGACTGGTATTGTATGCAATGACAAAGATCTGTGCCGGGACTATTTTCTCGCACAGGAAGAGGCGCTTCCCGTTGCATTGATTGTCAATGAACTAATCACCAATGCGTTAAAACATCTGTCCGCACCAATCTTCTCAAGGCCCATTCGGGTGCTGATCAAAGAGCATGAAGACCGCCTTTGTGTTCGGATTGTCAACGGACCTGCTTTTCTGCCCGCCGGGTTTGATTTTTCACGGGGGAAAAAGCTCGGTAATGGTCTTGAACTGGTGAGCGCGCTTTTACCCAGCAACGGGACCACGTTAACTTTTTCGCAAAGCGGTGATGAGGTTATCGCGGAATTATGTTTGCCCTTTGAATCATTGTGTTGTTGCTCAGATCAACAAGGCAAACAAGAGAGATAG
- a CDS encoding EAL domain-containing protein: MFIKQFFASRQRTIKWGEGRPGYLRQALLGGGLFILFWGLSGLYLHYDYMRMRNLALDNLAQEQQRLWTAMLKEQGRILQAYVEGYIFTDAVGGLLQETLNGTAESWRSVRTELYATLNDFYLHVLKKNGIQLHFYSHDGHSLLRFHAPERFADPLPQTQSMLAHVMQHHKNIQGFEGGSFADGYRALFPIIINGQYLGSVELTRPFSALCHTMCSHYTATQFVLVRHFHDGNSSLDGVLKSDADFIGKQWLVQTAVSGTSASDLHKIPDWRPVFNSLDYLAGLLDRGMAQAFVVNDGIEPKTVTMTPIFDFNGELFATLISLRNSDPVACIQQTLGEERSLYIWFAAFLSGLILITIRRVSQVKKQKQRVDMLANAVVSGIYVTNHNGTTVFVNRRASEILGYPEDEILGVSAHDLFHAHGFGWESCPVHEVILTGGEYKGEEYFRCKDGTKIPVEIAAAPIALDENEDGGVVVFDDISERKRVEIQLRKLSLAIEQNPAAVVITDLQPAIEYVNPKFTEITGFEKHEVIGKNPLILKSSQTPRDIYKVLWKRLLAGDEWHGELLNKRKDGSVFWEWVSISPLRNDQGDVTHFISVQEDITEKIKQERQLEYLATHDSLTGLGNRDLLHEYLTQAIVTARKLGRRIAVMILDLDRFKMINDSLGHAFGDNLLCQVAQRLSDLVRETDRVIRFGGDEFVILLDGIEHVKKIKNIATKVLSGVSDVYRIDAYEISLTASIGISLYPVDGLDSTTLIRNADVAMYQAKKQRNHFLFYSSNMNKYMLETLELENALRQALRRKEFCLDYQPKFNIKTGLVDGCEALLRWRHPQRGLVSPAEFIPLAEETGLIVSIGTWALREACRQSLAWQSRGMPSITIAVNLSARQFHHGNLKEVTQQALTESGLDPHLIELELTESMVMENPQAVEKTLHELKQIGVKLSLDDFGTGFSSLNYLRRFPVDHLKIDQSFIRDVMSDETGASVVTSIIDIAHNLNLGAIAEGVETMEQLNFLKASGCDVVQGFLFSKPLAPEKFYELMMKSSHFEDVINGGFLYDAQRTNSDMTGR, translated from the coding sequence ATGTTTATCAAGCAATTCTTTGCTTCCAGACAACGCACAATCAAGTGGGGAGAAGGCCGCCCCGGGTACTTGCGTCAAGCTCTGCTCGGTGGGGGACTGTTTATTCTTTTCTGGGGCCTGTCCGGTTTATATCTTCATTATGATTATATGCGGATGCGTAATCTTGCTTTAGATAACCTGGCCCAGGAACAGCAACGTCTCTGGACGGCGATGCTCAAGGAGCAAGGCCGCATTCTCCAGGCCTATGTGGAGGGATATATTTTCACTGATGCCGTGGGCGGACTTCTGCAAGAAACCCTTAACGGCACTGCAGAATCCTGGCGAAGTGTCAGGACTGAGTTGTACGCTACGTTGAATGATTTTTATCTGCATGTGCTTAAGAAAAACGGGATTCAACTCCATTTCTATTCTCACGATGGGCATTCGTTGTTGCGTTTTCACGCTCCCGAACGGTTTGCAGACCCTTTGCCACAGACACAATCGATGCTTGCCCATGTCATGCAACACCACAAAAATATTCAGGGCTTTGAAGGAGGATCTTTTGCCGACGGCTATCGAGCCCTGTTTCCCATCATTATTAACGGTCAGTATCTTGGTAGCGTGGAATTGACTCGACCGTTTTCCGCTTTATGTCACACGATGTGTTCCCATTATACCGCCACGCAGTTTGTTCTGGTGCGGCACTTTCACGATGGGAACAGCTCACTTGACGGAGTTCTGAAATCTGACGCTGATTTTATCGGCAAACAGTGGCTGGTTCAAACCGCTGTGTCGGGGACCTCGGCAAGCGATTTACATAAAATCCCAGACTGGCGGCCCGTTTTCAATTCCTTGGATTATTTGGCGGGCTTACTTGATCGGGGAATGGCACAAGCGTTTGTCGTCAATGATGGCATCGAGCCGAAAACTGTCACGATGACACCGATTTTTGACTTCAATGGAGAATTGTTTGCCACCCTGATCTCTTTGCGTAATTCGGATCCTGTCGCATGCATCCAACAGACACTGGGAGAAGAACGCTCACTTTATATCTGGTTTGCCGCTTTTTTGTCGGGTTTGATTCTGATCACCATCCGTCGGGTAAGTCAGGTAAAAAAACAGAAGCAGAGAGTTGATATGCTCGCCAATGCTGTGGTCAGTGGCATTTATGTCACCAACCATAACGGCACAACTGTTTTCGTCAATCGACGGGCCAGCGAGATTTTGGGTTATCCGGAAGATGAGATCCTGGGCGTATCCGCGCATGATTTATTCCACGCCCACGGCTTCGGCTGGGAATCCTGTCCCGTGCATGAGGTCATTTTGACTGGAGGGGAATACAAAGGCGAAGAATATTTCAGGTGTAAGGATGGTACGAAAATTCCCGTGGAAATAGCGGCGGCGCCGATTGCTTTGGATGAAAATGAGGACGGTGGCGTTGTCGTTTTTGACGACATCAGTGAACGAAAGCGTGTCGAGATACAACTGCGCAAGCTGAGCCTCGCCATTGAACAAAATCCGGCGGCTGTTGTTATTACGGATCTGCAACCAGCCATTGAATATGTCAACCCGAAGTTTACGGAAATTACCGGCTTTGAGAAACATGAGGTGATTGGGAAAAATCCCCTCATTTTAAAGTCCAGCCAGACACCACGCGATATCTATAAAGTGTTATGGAAAAGGCTGCTGGCTGGAGATGAATGGCATGGCGAACTGCTGAACAAACGCAAGGACGGTAGTGTTTTCTGGGAATGGGTGTCCATTTCCCCCTTACGTAATGATCAGGGTGACGTCACGCATTTTATCAGTGTTCAAGAAGATATCACGGAGAAGATTAAACAGGAGCGGCAGTTGGAATATCTGGCAACCCATGACAGCCTGACTGGGTTGGGTAATCGTGACTTACTCCACGAATATTTGACCCAGGCGATTGTGACTGCGCGAAAGCTTGGCCGGCGCATCGCCGTTATGATCCTCGATCTGGATCGTTTCAAAATGATTAATGACAGTCTTGGCCATGCGTTCGGAGACAATCTACTCTGCCAGGTTGCGCAGCGTCTGTCCGACTTGGTCAGGGAAACAGATAGGGTTATTCGTTTTGGCGGAGATGAATTCGTCATTCTTCTTGACGGGATAGAGCATGTCAAAAAGATAAAAAACATCGCCACTAAAGTCCTTTCAGGTGTTTCTGATGTCTATCGGATCGACGCGTATGAAATTTCTCTGACAGCAAGTATCGGTATCAGCCTCTACCCTGTGGACGGTCTGGATAGTACGACATTGATCCGTAATGCGGATGTCGCGATGTATCAGGCCAAAAAACAAAGAAATCATTTTTTGTTTTATTCAAGCAACATGAATAAATATATGCTCGAAACCCTGGAATTGGAAAATGCGCTCCGCCAAGCCTTGCGGCGGAAAGAATTTTGTCTGGATTATCAACCAAAATTTAATATAAAAACCGGTCTTGTCGACGGCTGTGAAGCCCTTTTAAGGTGGCGTCATCCACAACGCGGACTGGTCTCTCCAGCAGAGTTCATCCCATTGGCGGAAGAAACGGGACTGATTGTTTCCATCGGCACTTGGGCGTTGCGTGAAGCCTGTCGCCAGAGCCTGGCGTGGCAGTCCCGCGGTATGCCGTCGATCACGATTGCTGTCAACTTGTCGGCGCGGCAATTCCATCATGGCAACCTCAAAGAAGTCACGCAGCAGGCACTGACTGAATCCGGGCTCGATCCTCATTTGATCGAGCTTGAACTCACTGAAAGCATGGTGATGGAAAATCCACAGGCCGTGGAAAAAACCCTGCATGAACTCAAACAAATCGGAGTCAAATTAAGCCTGGATGATTTTGGTACCGGATTCTCCAGCCTGAATTATCTCCGCCGTTTTCCGGTGGATCATTTGAAGATTGATCAATCGTTTATTCGAGATGTGATGTCGGATGAAACCGGGGCTTCCGTTGTCACCAGCATTATCGATATCGCCCATAATCTCAATCTGGGTGCGATTGCCGAAGGCGTGGAAACCATGGAACAGTTGAATTTTTTGAAAGCCTCAGGATGTGACGTCGTTCAAGGTTTCTTGTTCAGCAAGCCGTTAGCACCGGAAAAATTTTATGAGTTGATGATGAAATCCAGCCACTTTGAAGATGTGATTAATGGAGGCTTTCTTTACGATGCTCAACGCACAAACTCTGACATGACAGGAAGATAG
- a CDS encoding methyl-accepting chemotaxis protein, translating to MALINMEKISTDSFALQEEYIPEISIASQIERSTFRARYAMLGYALSDDVAFLSNTRANLLELHERLDVAKQLGTEAENLTQLPSAVEKIVQSLTQYEALVEEGVRVTKAMAADIVELEQAAQQCMDTCYHFLSLQNSLMEQEFMASMGSQKLKERLDKISTVNDIIDLTNSTRLILWRAKATRNPRLANTVEESFAQIDDKILQLRQTTRQTENLKMLDVISEESHVYRSTMKTHFVRWQKAQTFSNQRNQLGETMVTETRNLAMDGMDGTTAISGRAVDNIAVATSTTLSGLVFAVLFGVVVAFLITRSITRPVGMTVKMIEALAGGDLDMRLNMDRCDEIGRLAKAMDSFADNLRDEILGAFNALSRGDLTFEATGLIKDPLTKTNANLRDLITQLQTAGTQVAAGSNQIADASQALSQGATESASSLEQVSASMNQMTERIQTNAENAGAANQLATESRRAAEKGDSQMAEMVAAMNEINVAGQNISKIIKVIDEIAFQTNLLALNAAVEAARAGQHGKGFAVVAEEVRNLAARSAKAAEETAELIEGSVELTNKGGQIAEQTATALKNIMSGITKVSDVLGEIAAASKEQAQGISEINGGLSQIDVVTQQNTSSAEECAAAAQELSGQSAQMHDMLNGFVVSHRTEGLEVDGVSRGLRMLEAPTGLG from the coding sequence TTGGCTCTGATAAATATGGAAAAAATATCAACAGATTCTTTTGCTTTACAAGAAGAATATATCCCTGAAATAAGCATTGCCAGTCAAATTGAACGCAGTACTTTTCGCGCCCGCTATGCCATGCTCGGCTATGCACTTTCTGACGATGTTGCTTTTCTTAGCAATACCCGCGCGAATCTTTTGGAACTGCATGAGCGTCTTGATGTGGCCAAACAGCTGGGAACAGAAGCTGAGAATCTGACGCAATTGCCGTCCGCCGTGGAAAAGATTGTCCAGAGTTTAACGCAATACGAAGCGTTGGTTGAAGAGGGCGTGCGCGTCACAAAAGCCATGGCTGCTGACATTGTTGAACTGGAACAGGCCGCCCAACAATGCATGGACACCTGTTACCATTTCCTTTCCCTGCAAAACTCTTTGATGGAACAGGAGTTCATGGCATCAATGGGCAGTCAGAAGCTGAAAGAGCGCTTGGATAAGATTTCAACTGTCAATGATATTATCGACTTGACCAACTCGACACGACTCATCTTATGGCGCGCCAAGGCGACACGGAATCCCCGGTTGGCCAATACGGTGGAGGAGAGTTTTGCGCAGATCGACGATAAGATCCTACAACTGCGACAGACTACCCGGCAAACGGAAAATCTCAAAATGCTGGATGTGATTAGTGAAGAGAGCCATGTCTATCGTTCAACGATGAAAACTCATTTTGTTCGCTGGCAAAAAGCGCAGACGTTCAGTAATCAACGCAACCAGCTTGGTGAGACCATGGTGACGGAAACGCGCAATCTGGCCATGGACGGCATGGACGGTACCACGGCAATTTCCGGTAGAGCTGTTGACAATATTGCCGTTGCAACCTCCACGACTTTGTCTGGGCTTGTGTTCGCGGTGCTGTTCGGTGTTGTTGTAGCGTTCTTGATTACACGCAGTATCACCAGACCTGTCGGTATGACCGTGAAAATGATCGAAGCCCTGGCTGGTGGAGATCTCGACATGAGACTGAACATGGATCGTTGTGATGAAATCGGACGTCTTGCCAAAGCCATGGACAGTTTTGCCGACAATCTGCGCGATGAGATTCTCGGCGCATTCAATGCGCTGTCGCGTGGGGATTTAACGTTTGAGGCGACGGGATTGATTAAAGATCCGCTGACCAAAACCAATGCCAACCTGCGTGATCTCATTACCCAGCTGCAAACAGCGGGAACCCAGGTTGCGGCGGGATCAAATCAGATCGCGGATGCGAGTCAGGCGCTTTCTCAGGGGGCAACGGAATCCGCCAGTTCTTTGGAACAGGTGAGTGCCTCGATGAATCAGATGACTGAACGGATTCAAACCAATGCAGAGAACGCCGGAGCAGCCAATCAGCTTGCCACCGAGTCGCGCAGAGCCGCTGAAAAAGGCGATAGCCAGATGGCGGAGATGGTTGCTGCTATGAATGAAATCAATGTCGCAGGGCAGAATATCTCAAAAATCATTAAAGTAATTGACGAAATCGCGTTTCAGACTAATTTGCTGGCGCTCAACGCAGCCGTAGAAGCGGCCCGTGCGGGCCAGCATGGCAAAGGATTTGCTGTGGTCGCCGAAGAAGTGCGTAATCTAGCTGCGCGTAGCGCCAAAGCCGCGGAAGAAACCGCAGAGCTGATCGAAGGCTCCGTTGAACTGACGAACAAAGGAGGTCAAATTGCCGAGCAGACGGCAACGGCTTTGAAGAACATTATGTCCGGTATTACAAAAGTTTCCGATGTTCTGGGGGAAATCGCCGCCGCCAGTAAAGAACAGGCTCAGGGCATCAGTGAGATCAACGGTGGCCTGTCCCAGATTGATGTGGTGACGCAACAGAACACATCAAGCGCGGAAGAATGCGCCGCCGCCGCACAGGAACTTTCCGGACAATCGGCTCAAATGCATGACATGTTGAATGGTTTTGTTGTCTCTCACCGTACTGAAGGCCTTGAAGTCGATGGCGTTTCCCGTGGTTTGCGAATGCTGGAGGCGCCAACGGGTCTTGGGTAA
- a CDS encoding response regulator translates to MSKKHLLFVDDDRFLLATLAKNLRNAGYEVETADNGQAALQLGAQNHYDLAIVDIHMPHMNGTELAKHLRQRNQIPTLFLSAYSDHHLIEHAVKEGGVGYIVKPVDAQQLIPAIETALARARELTALLENKKHLEQALSGGRYTSMAIGILMERRRITQEVAFETLRNNARKQRIKLEEFSREIVVASNHLNF, encoded by the coding sequence GTGTCAAAAAAACATCTGTTATTCGTCGATGATGATCGTTTCCTCCTGGCCACATTGGCCAAAAATCTACGTAATGCAGGTTATGAGGTTGAAACTGCTGATAACGGCCAAGCTGCGTTACAACTTGGCGCTCAGAACCATTATGACCTGGCAATTGTTGATATACACATGCCTCATATGAACGGAACCGAGCTTGCAAAACATTTACGACAAAGAAATCAGATTCCTACGCTGTTTCTTTCGGCGTACAGCGATCATCACCTGATCGAACACGCCGTTAAAGAAGGTGGCGTCGGTTATATTGTCAAGCCTGTGGATGCTCAACAATTGATTCCGGCAATTGAAACAGCTCTGGCAAGAGCACGTGAGTTAACCGCGTTACTTGAAAACAAAAAGCATTTGGAACAAGCTCTATCAGGCGGGCGCTACACGAGCATGGCTATCGGAATTTTAATGGAACGAAGACGCATAACCCAAGAAGTGGCGTTTGAAACACTCAGAAACAATGCCCGTAAACAGAGGATAAAACTTGAGGAATTCTCGCGGGAAATCGTTGTTGCTTCCAATCATCTCAATTTTTAG
- a CDS encoding Rho termination factor N-terminal domain-containing protein: MTVAEIKVIAKEMGLKTANMKKADLIRAIQVAEGNPACFATHSREICGQEICLWRRDCD; the protein is encoded by the coding sequence ATGACTGTTGCTGAAATTAAAGTCATTGCCAAAGAGATGGGACTGAAAACCGCGAATATGAAAAAAGCGGACCTGATTCGCGCCATTCAGGTCGCGGAAGGCAATCCGGCATGTTTTGCCACCCACAGCCGGGAGATCTGTGGTCAGGAGATCTGTCTGTGGCGCCGGGATTGCGACTAA
- a CDS encoding DUF302 domain-containing protein — protein sequence MAYTFDTIINKPFEEVIERVTTALKTEGFGVLTEIDVKATMKKKLDMEMPPYRILGACNPNFAYQALQQEPKIGAMLPCNVIVRQLEPGRHEVSAIDPIASMQAVGNPALMEVAQQVRAKMKNVIDSL from the coding sequence ATGGCATATACGTTTGACACCATTATCAATAAACCATTTGAAGAGGTCATTGAACGGGTAACGACCGCGTTGAAGACGGAGGGTTTCGGCGTGTTGACTGAAATTGACGTCAAAGCCACCATGAAGAAAAAGCTCGACATGGAGATGCCTCCATACCGCATACTCGGGGCCTGTAATCCCAACTTTGCCTATCAGGCGTTACAACAGGAGCCCAAAATCGGCGCGATGCTGCCGTGTAACGTCATTGTTCGCCAATTAGAACCGGGCCGACACGAAGTTTCGGCAATTGATCCCATCGCGTCCATGCAGGCCGTCGGCAATCCGGCGCTTATGGAGGTGGCCCAGCAGGTTCGGGCTAAAATGAAGAACGTCATTGATTCGCTATAA
- a CDS encoding phosphate-starvation-inducible PsiE family protein yields the protein MDDLENPKEPIVQASRRIIHVAVRILSVLMTLVILWGVADVLWVLYTKLMAPPRFMLTISDILATFGAFMAVLIAIEIFVNIVIYLREDVIHVKIVLATALMAIARKVIILDYDTISPEYIWATAGVTLSMSIGYWLVVSLEQKERPETEESKGSGP from the coding sequence ATGGACGATCTGGAAAATCCTAAAGAGCCGATTGTTCAGGCGTCACGACGCATCATTCATGTGGCGGTGCGCATCCTGTCGGTGCTGATGACTCTGGTGATTTTGTGGGGTGTTGCAGATGTGCTGTGGGTGCTCTACACCAAATTGATGGCGCCGCCGCGTTTCATGTTAACCATCAGCGATATCCTGGCCACCTTTGGTGCATTTATGGCGGTGCTCATCGCCATTGAAATTTTCGTCAATATTGTCATCTACCTGCGCGAAGATGTGATTCACGTCAAAATCGTTCTGGCCACGGCGCTGATGGCCATTGCCCGAAAAGTGATCATACTTGATTACGATACCATTTCACCGGAATATATCTGGGCGACGGCCGGAGTCACTTTGTCGATGAGTATTGGCTATTGGCTGGTCGTCTCTTTAGAACAGAAAGAACGGCCGGAAACAGAGGAAAGCAAAGGTTCCGGACCCTGA